Proteins encoded together in one Planctomyces sp. SH-PL14 window:
- a CDS encoding glycosyltransferase family 2 protein, with translation MQSGLMPGEVVHSRRRRNVPPRPANGPGFFLKKRYKQVGFSETCGRCNSVAAKMDEWGPVGCRANIDWILDRVKENAASKGIVWLPSFDTVTRIHIEAAILQAEGKPETLAMQLALSISGFVTGFLPAEVKEKTLPAWNDVAIVIPCHNYGRFLAECIESAIAANPAEIIVVDDASEDDTAEVAARYHQVKYIRVEHRNVHATRGAGFALTRAANVCFLDADDVLPPDYLSEACKILDEEPKVGIVYSDMERFGDVTGRTDFHEWVDPYWIDRQNHLHAGSVVRRQALELAQVFEEHLKPSAHEDWWLWRQILRYGWHGRKSPAIYRYRRHPDGSMLTKVRCKSWYELASASTETITILIPLAGRLWAWEQLFAWLDRQTWPHDQIELRLLDSSQDADFSRAVAEWIGRSGYTDVRHIRQAVGPQGVADAPRRQNGQEVNLAVARAWAKLTRGLTTPWSLCLEDDILPPADVIERLMRRVGPVIDLVTAAYRTRHHDDRHWHIQREAGENVRDGEEGKGVDEINGSGFGCMLIRSPYLSQHPFANHRGSAWYDPSFYAAWDAELAAVVDWSIVCRHYSGPEEWV, from the coding sequence ATGCAATCAGGCTTGATGCCCGGGGAAGTCGTTCACAGCCGCCGGCGACGGAACGTGCCGCCGCGCCCGGCGAACGGTCCGGGGTTCTTCCTCAAGAAGCGATACAAGCAGGTCGGCTTCTCGGAGACGTGCGGCCGGTGCAACTCCGTCGCGGCGAAGATGGACGAGTGGGGTCCGGTCGGCTGCCGGGCGAACATCGACTGGATCCTCGACCGCGTGAAGGAGAACGCAGCGTCGAAGGGGATCGTCTGGCTTCCGTCGTTCGACACCGTCACCCGGATCCACATCGAAGCGGCGATCCTGCAGGCGGAGGGCAAGCCGGAGACGCTGGCGATGCAACTGGCCCTGTCGATCAGCGGTTTCGTGACCGGGTTCCTGCCGGCCGAGGTCAAGGAGAAGACGCTCCCCGCCTGGAACGACGTCGCCATCGTCATCCCCTGTCACAACTACGGACGGTTCCTGGCGGAGTGCATTGAGTCGGCGATCGCGGCCAACCCGGCTGAGATCATCGTGGTGGACGACGCCAGCGAGGACGACACAGCGGAGGTGGCCGCCCGGTACCACCAAGTCAAGTACATCCGGGTCGAGCATCGGAACGTCCACGCCACCCGCGGGGCCGGCTTCGCTCTCACCCGCGCGGCGAACGTCTGCTTCCTCGATGCGGACGACGTCCTCCCCCCGGACTACCTCTCGGAGGCGTGCAAGATCCTCGACGAGGAGCCGAAAGTCGGGATCGTCTACAGCGACATGGAACGATTCGGCGACGTGACTGGCCGGACGGACTTCCATGAATGGGTGGACCCGTACTGGATCGACCGGCAGAACCACCTGCATGCGGGATCGGTCGTCCGCCGGCAGGCACTCGAACTCGCCCAGGTCTTCGAGGAGCACCTGAAACCGTCCGCTCACGAAGACTGGTGGCTGTGGCGGCAGATCCTCCGCTATGGCTGGCATGGGCGGAAGTCCCCCGCGATCTACCGCTACCGCCGCCACCCGGACGGCTCGATGCTGACGAAGGTCCGGTGCAAGAGCTGGTATGAGCTCGCCTCGGCCTCGACGGAGACGATCACGATCCTGATCCCCCTCGCCGGTCGCCTCTGGGCGTGGGAACAACTCTTCGCCTGGCTCGACCGCCAGACGTGGCCGCACGACCAGATCGAGCTCCGGTTGCTCGACTCCTCCCAGGACGCGGACTTCTCCCGGGCGGTCGCGGAGTGGATCGGCCGGAGCGGCTACACCGACGTCCGCCACATCCGGCAGGCTGTCGGCCCCCAGGGCGTCGCAGATGCCCCCCGCCGGCAGAACGGGCAAGAGGTCAACCTCGCCGTCGCTCGTGCCTGGGCGAAGCTCACCCGCGGCCTGACGACGCCGTGGAGCCTCTGCCTGGAGGACGACATCCTCCCGCCGGCTGACGTGATCGAACGGCTGATGCGGCGGGTCGGTCCGGTTATCGACCTCGTCACGGCCGCCTACCGGACCCGCCACCACGACGATCGGCACTGGCACATTCAGCGGGAGGCGGGGGAGAACGTCCGCGACGGCGAGGAGGGGAAGGGCGTCGACGAGATCAACGGCAGCGGCTTCGGCTGCATGCTGATCCGGTCTCCGTACCTCTCGCAGCACCCCTTCGCGAACCATCGCGGGTCTGCATGGTACGACCCGAGTTTCTATGCCGCCTGGGATGCCGAGCTCGCCGCGGTCGTCGACTGGTCGATCGTCTGCCGCCACTACAGCGGACCGGAGGAGTGGGTATGA
- a CDS encoding phage portal protein, producing the protein MNQIIHIGLDGELRNSLENPALSLDDPKTWEENGLMGEPTSTGITVNQKTAMGYPALFRAISLISGDVGRLPFAVYRRLKDGGKEVDKDHPAYVLLRRRANPFLLAMTFRETMTAHALLRGNGFAAIIRDGAGRPRELVILDPDVTYPVTLTDDTVGSSEIWYLTTVGTEPKKFRSRDVLHIRGLSHNGLCGIDVMSLMAEALSLGMATRKWVCKFFGNGTNVSGVLMVPENMKKEKVDNVQRNWEKAAEGLKNTGKVAMLHEGVKFLPLSSKPEEAAAVGLLENEVMTVSNITGVPPHKLGDKSRTSYNSLEIESQHYLDDCLDRWLCEWEAECAEKLLSPQELESESHFMEFNRNARLRMDATARWGSYDKGRATGVYSVNDINRIESRPTIGPEGDKRHIPANWTELTAGPPATPAPQPTPAPPAKSSKNVRNACRDALLPLLNRKADIEREKVAKVAARTPQMDWFAWGTAFYREHEEHLLDSVLPLCGLLEAADDSELIPEWKKAVATHCEARKAALNSCTDVAEVVSGWSGRDLLDLLLPETAPEGTP; encoded by the coding sequence ATGAACCAGATCATTCACATCGGCCTCGACGGGGAACTGCGGAACTCTCTGGAGAATCCCGCGCTCAGCCTCGATGACCCAAAGACGTGGGAGGAGAACGGGCTCATGGGCGAGCCCACCTCGACCGGGATCACCGTCAACCAGAAGACGGCGATGGGCTACCCCGCGCTGTTCCGCGCGATCAGCCTCATCTCGGGGGACGTCGGCCGGCTGCCGTTCGCGGTCTACCGTCGCCTGAAGGACGGGGGCAAGGAGGTCGACAAGGATCACCCCGCCTACGTCCTGCTCCGTCGCCGGGCGAATCCCTTCCTCCTGGCGATGACGTTTCGGGAGACGATGACCGCCCACGCCCTCCTCCGCGGCAACGGGTTTGCGGCGATCATCCGGGACGGCGCCGGTCGCCCGCGGGAACTGGTCATCCTGGATCCGGACGTGACCTACCCCGTCACGCTGACCGATGACACGGTTGGCTCGTCGGAGATCTGGTACCTGACGACCGTCGGAACCGAGCCCAAGAAGTTCCGCTCCCGTGACGTCCTGCACATCCGCGGCCTGTCCCACAACGGTCTCTGCGGGATCGACGTGATGTCCCTGATGGCGGAGGCCCTGTCCCTCGGGATGGCAACCCGGAAGTGGGTCTGCAAGTTCTTCGGGAACGGGACCAACGTCTCCGGCGTGCTGATGGTCCCGGAGAACATGAAGAAGGAGAAGGTCGACAACGTCCAGCGGAACTGGGAGAAGGCGGCCGAGGGACTGAAGAACACCGGGAAGGTGGCGATGCTCCACGAGGGGGTGAAGTTCCTGCCCCTCTCGTCGAAGCCGGAGGAGGCGGCCGCCGTCGGGCTGCTCGAGAACGAGGTCATGACGGTCTCGAACATCACCGGGGTCCCTCCGCACAAACTCGGGGACAAGTCCCGGACGTCCTACAACTCGCTGGAGATCGAGAGCCAGCACTACCTCGACGACTGCCTCGACCGCTGGCTGTGCGAGTGGGAGGCGGAGTGCGCGGAGAAGCTGCTCAGTCCCCAGGAGCTGGAGTCCGAGTCCCACTTCATGGAGTTCAACCGGAACGCCCGGCTCCGGATGGACGCGACGGCCCGCTGGGGGAGCTACGACAAGGGCCGCGCGACCGGCGTCTACAGCGTCAACGACATCAACCGGATCGAGTCCCGGCCGACAATCGGGCCGGAGGGGGACAAGCGGCACATCCCGGCGAACTGGACGGAACTCACCGCGGGGCCGCCGGCGACACCTGCCCCTCAACCCACCCCCGCGCCGCCGGCTAAGTCCTCCAAGAACGTCCGGAACGCCTGCCGGGACGCCCTACTCCCCCTCCTGAACCGGAAAGCGGACATCGAGCGGGAGAAAGTCGCCAAGGTGGCAGCCCGAACTCCCCAGATGGACTGGTTCGCGTGGGGAACCGCCTTCTACCGCGAGCACGAGGAGCATCTCCTCGACTCCGTGCTGCCTCTCTGCGGGCTTTTGGAGGCCGCAGACGACTCCGAACTCATCCCGGAGTGGAAAAAGGCCGTAGCGACGCACTGTGAAGCCCGGAAAGCGGCCCTGAACTCCTGCACTGACGTCGCAGAGGTGGTTTCCGGGTGGTCCGGGCGCGATCTCCTCGACCTCCTGCTCCCCGAAACCGCTCCCGAAGGGACCCCATGA
- a CDS encoding terminase large subunit, which produces MQRLAVKRHLKDLKEAGARGFVFSEAHALEAIEFIERCCQHYKAEWARTPVILEPDQLFIVWCLFGWRHAETGFRRFGKGYICIARKWGKTLFAAVIALLLLVFDNPLEEGAEVYSVATKEDQAAIVFRDARAMVLKSAALKARLDVKKKVIEYPETNSFFRPLGSDSDGTDGLFPHGVIKDELHAWRGIHRGLHEKIDTGSGSRRQPLILTITTAGDDKSEIWAEEDDYAVRCVESVLTGAVFDDTLFSFICRIDDDDDPFDEACWIKANPHLGRTVKVSSYRTAANEARRKPSAISKLRRYYCNVKTASATRAILPEVWAKGNSPILEMKGRSGFGAFDMGRNSDFAAVALAFPRMVDGQMSIDLKVRSWTCRDTDLKLYQAPLAQFIERGELIVCEGDSISQREVAEYCIEMAGLAEIRSWAYDPSFAKLMAEMLQDDHGFSIFPFSQSERFYNEPIRTMLQMAKDGRLIHGGDTCLAWQAGNLTIKRNGKDEWGPAKIGGPFKIDGMVATLMAISECLYHGRESTDDEYEIPLI; this is translated from the coding sequence TTGCAGCGGTTGGCGGTCAAGCGGCACCTGAAGGACTTGAAGGAAGCAGGAGCACGCGGGTTTGTTTTCTCGGAGGCACATGCCCTTGAGGCGATCGAGTTCATCGAGCGGTGCTGCCAGCACTACAAGGCGGAGTGGGCGCGGACGCCCGTCATCCTCGAGCCCGACCAGCTGTTCATCGTTTGGTGCCTGTTCGGATGGCGGCACGCTGAGACCGGGTTCCGCCGGTTCGGGAAGGGGTACATCTGCATCGCACGGAAGTGGGGGAAGACGTTGTTCGCCGCGGTGATCGCTCTGTTGCTGCTGGTATTCGACAACCCCCTGGAGGAGGGGGCAGAGGTCTACTCTGTCGCGACGAAGGAGGATCAGGCCGCAATCGTCTTCCGGGACGCCCGGGCCATGGTCCTGAAGTCCGCCGCGCTCAAGGCTCGCCTCGACGTCAAAAAGAAGGTCATTGAGTATCCAGAGACGAACTCGTTCTTCCGGCCGCTGGGCAGTGACTCGGATGGAACGGACGGTCTGTTCCCCCATGGCGTCATCAAGGACGAGCTCCATGCGTGGCGCGGTATCCACCGCGGACTTCACGAGAAGATCGACACCGGCAGCGGTTCCCGTCGCCAGCCCCTCATCCTGACCATCACGACCGCCGGCGACGACAAGTCTGAAATCTGGGCTGAGGAGGACGACTACGCGGTGCGCTGTGTCGAGTCCGTCCTGACCGGCGCCGTGTTTGACGACACCCTGTTCTCGTTCATTTGCCGGATCGATGATGACGATGACCCGTTCGACGAGGCGTGCTGGATTAAGGCGAATCCGCATCTTGGTCGCACGGTCAAGGTGTCTTCCTACCGCACGGCGGCGAATGAGGCACGGCGCAAGCCTTCCGCGATCTCGAAGCTGAGGCGGTACTACTGCAACGTCAAGACGGCCTCAGCGACCCGGGCGATCCTGCCGGAGGTGTGGGCAAAGGGCAACTCCCCCATCCTGGAGATGAAGGGGCGATCGGGCTTCGGCGCCTTTGACATGGGTCGGAACAGCGACTTCGCGGCGGTCGCCCTCGCCTTCCCGCGGATGGTCGACGGGCAGATGTCGATCGACCTGAAGGTGCGGTCTTGGACCTGCCGGGACACCGACCTGAAGTTGTATCAGGCGCCGCTCGCCCAGTTCATCGAGCGGGGGGAACTGATCGTCTGCGAGGGGGACTCGATCAGCCAGCGCGAAGTCGCAGAGTATTGCATCGAAATGGCCGGGCTCGCGGAGATTCGCTCCTGGGCCTACGACCCGTCCTTCGCGAAACTGATGGCGGAGATGCTGCAGGACGATCACGGCTTCAGCATCTTCCCCTTCTCTCAGTCCGAGCGGTTCTACAACGAGCCGATCCGGACCATGCTCCAGATGGCGAAAGACGGCCGGCTGATCCACGGGGGAGACACCTGCCTCGCGTGGCAGGCGGGCAATCTGACCATCAAGCGGAACGGCAAGGATGAATGGGGTCCCGCCAAGATCGGCGGCCCGTTCAAGATCGACGGCATGGTCGCGACGCTCATGGCGATCAGCGAGTGCCTGTACCACGGCCGCGAATCGACCGACGACGAGTACGAGATCCCCCTCATATGA
- a CDS encoding phage major capsid protein → MPSLQELREKRATIVNTARTEYEVAAKKAKAENRDLSEADELALNKALDAADALTKDIEAGETAEQKRTEALNRLTAHEDALKKVNRGELEKVAGSAVNNSPFEQEKTDPSNDQSTAMRGWFLNQLGEEVPDACVEAGKRCGLNPLAKNLDIKLSNDYGRLQREYFNALSSNNPATGGILRLGSVLGPLEQAMLWYGPMLQTSQVIRTSDANPMAWPTADDTTNTGSQIGESAAVPTATDPAFAAMVMNAYKWTSGVIKVPFELLRDSAINLPQLLGEMLGERLGRIINTRATTGTGAATIKGIVTASTMGKTTSSNSAVTADEFIDFQHSVPIAYRNGAAFMFNDSTLKVLRKLKSNDSQYIWQPGLQVGMPGTLLGSPYHINEDVASIAASAKIALYGQLNRYKIRQVNRIRLYRLEERYRENDQDGFMAFVEVDGNLLDAGKGAVRHLLMNT, encoded by the coding sequence ATGCCGAGTTTGCAGGAATTGCGCGAGAAGCGGGCGACGATCGTCAACACCGCCCGCACGGAGTACGAAGTTGCCGCCAAGAAGGCGAAGGCGGAGAACCGGGACCTTTCGGAGGCGGACGAGCTGGCGCTGAATAAGGCGCTGGACGCGGCCGACGCCCTGACGAAGGACATCGAGGCGGGGGAGACCGCGGAGCAGAAGCGGACCGAGGCGCTGAACCGCCTCACCGCTCACGAAGACGCGCTCAAGAAGGTGAACCGTGGCGAACTCGAAAAGGTCGCCGGTTCCGCCGTCAACAACTCCCCCTTCGAGCAGGAGAAGACGGACCCGTCCAACGACCAGAGCACGGCGATGCGGGGCTGGTTCCTCAACCAACTCGGCGAGGAGGTGCCGGACGCCTGCGTTGAAGCCGGGAAGCGGTGCGGCCTGAACCCGCTCGCCAAGAACCTCGACATCAAGCTCTCGAACGACTACGGCCGGCTGCAGCGGGAGTACTTCAACGCCCTGAGCAGCAACAACCCGGCGACGGGTGGGATCCTCCGCCTCGGTTCGGTCCTCGGCCCCCTGGAGCAGGCGATGCTCTGGTACGGCCCGATGCTCCAGACGTCCCAGGTCATCCGCACCTCGGACGCCAACCCGATGGCGTGGCCGACGGCCGACGACACGACCAACACCGGCAGCCAGATCGGTGAGAGTGCGGCCGTCCCGACGGCGACCGATCCGGCGTTCGCCGCGATGGTCATGAACGCCTACAAGTGGACCTCCGGCGTCATCAAGGTCCCGTTCGAGCTCCTCCGCGACTCGGCGATCAACCTCCCGCAGCTCCTGGGCGAGATGCTGGGCGAGCGGCTCGGCCGGATCATCAACACCCGGGCCACGACCGGCACCGGGGCGGCGACGATCAAGGGGATCGTGACCGCGTCGACGATGGGCAAGACGACCTCGTCGAACAGTGCCGTGACGGCCGACGAGTTCATCGACTTCCAGCACTCGGTGCCGATCGCCTACCGCAACGGCGCGGCGTTCATGTTCAACGACTCGACGCTGAAGGTTCTGCGGAAGCTGAAGAGCAACGACTCCCAGTACATCTGGCAGCCGGGGCTTCAGGTCGGCATGCCGGGGACTCTGCTCGGGTCGCCGTACCACATCAACGAGGACGTCGCGTCGATCGCGGCCTCCGCGAAGATCGCCCTCTACGGCCAGCTGAACCGGTACAAGATCCGGCAGGTGAACCGGATCCGCCTCTACCGCCTCGAAGAGCGGTATCGCGAGAACGATCAGGACGGCTTCATGGCCTTCGTTGAGGTCGACGGCAACCTGCTGGATGCCGGCAAGGGGGCGGTTCGCCACCTCCTCATGAACACCTGA
- a CDS encoding head-tail connector protein, translating into MNALELNAAYVTTEAPTASIVDAARLRRQCRVDSASEDADLLEWLATATKMIEDETSLFLRPQEGVLNLDRFPGGGCPIFVERFPIAEVTGITYLDTNGVRQTWDPELYIVGLSSLPPRITPAFGQSYPTVRRQSECVQIAYTGGYSEAEVPPMAKQAALMLVGFWYQNREIVGDVPKNIEDSYRSFIRRISWRAP; encoded by the coding sequence ATGAACGCCCTGGAGCTCAACGCCGCCTACGTCACGACCGAGGCCCCGACGGCTTCGATCGTGGATGCGGCCCGGCTCCGGCGGCAGTGCCGAGTGGATTCTGCCTCCGAGGATGCCGACCTCCTCGAATGGCTGGCGACGGCCACGAAGATGATCGAGGACGAGACGAGCCTCTTCCTTCGACCGCAGGAGGGGGTACTCAACCTCGACCGGTTCCCCGGGGGAGGCTGCCCGATCTTCGTCGAGCGGTTCCCCATCGCCGAGGTCACCGGGATCACCTACCTCGACACGAACGGCGTCCGACAGACCTGGGACCCGGAACTCTACATCGTCGGACTGAGTTCCCTCCCACCACGAATCACCCCTGCCTTCGGGCAGTCCTATCCGACAGTCCGCCGGCAGTCCGAGTGCGTCCAGATCGCCTACACCGGGGGATACTCGGAAGCCGAGGTGCCGCCGATGGCCAAGCAGGCCGCCCTGATGCTCGTCGGCTTCTGGTATCAGAACCGCGAGATCGTCGGGGACGTCCCGAAGAACATCGAAGACAGCTACCGCTCGTTCATCCGCCGGATTTCGTGGAGGGCTCCATGA
- a CDS encoding HK97 gp10 family phage protein, which translates to MPTFETQTLGVRESLKILQEMAKPNQAMKIAKRGLRAAGTIMARGIRKAVPPTKTDGHSRESITKAIGSSVKQLGVGREIEMKVGIGVGKKRGSYRPTGIFLAVGTVDRYSGMKTLRQQVKRRWSIYGTRGTGKPVRFRGRVTKYPFVQQGVDATIVQARLKFEEVVFGDLDKAFRGSLSSIQ; encoded by the coding sequence ATGCCGACGTTCGAGACACAAACCCTGGGGGTCCGGGAAAGCCTCAAGATCCTACAGGAGATGGCAAAGCCCAATCAGGCGATGAAGATCGCAAAGCGGGGTCTCCGAGCCGCCGGAACGATCATGGCGCGCGGGATCAGGAAGGCGGTCCCGCCAACGAAGACGGACGGTCACTCCCGCGAGTCGATCACGAAGGCGATCGGCTCCAGCGTCAAGCAACTCGGCGTCGGCCGTGAGATCGAGATGAAGGTCGGGATTGGGGTCGGCAAGAAGCGCGGCTCCTACCGGCCCACTGGAATCTTCCTCGCGGTCGGCACGGTCGACAGGTACTCGGGGATGAAAACCCTCCGGCAGCAGGTCAAACGCCGCTGGTCGATCTACGGCACCAGAGGGACCGGAAAGCCAGTCCGGTTCCGCGGTCGAGTCACGAAGTACCCGTTCGTTCAGCAGGGCGTCGACGCCACCATCGTCCAGGCCCGTCTCAAGTTCGAAGAGGTCGTGTTCGGCGACCTCGACAAGGCGTTCCGCGGCTCTCTGTCGAGCATCCAGTAG
- a CDS encoding head maturation protease, ClpP-related: MKTILNAEKSEILIYDVIGEGFFYGGVSAKAVKAALRDLGPKDVTVRINSPGGSIFEANAIYNLLKEHEGKVTTIIDSLAASAASYIAMVGETRKIAANAMIMIHEPAAVTFGDAAEHQKTAGLLEKLRDVIVNMYRDRSGIEDQQLRSWMLDETWFTADESKEHGFVDEILPNVGEKTPKEATARWNLSNFRNVPANWLAANENAATPRLDRMAERLAVA, translated from the coding sequence ATGAAGACGATCCTGAACGCTGAGAAGTCCGAAATCCTGATCTACGACGTCATCGGGGAGGGATTCTTCTACGGAGGGGTCTCCGCGAAGGCGGTGAAGGCCGCGCTCCGGGACCTGGGGCCGAAGGACGTGACCGTCCGGATCAACTCTCCCGGTGGATCCATCTTCGAAGCCAACGCGATCTACAACCTCCTCAAGGAGCACGAGGGGAAGGTGACGACGATCATCGATTCCCTCGCCGCGTCGGCCGCCAGCTACATCGCCATGGTCGGGGAGACGCGGAAGATCGCCGCCAACGCGATGATCATGATCCACGAGCCCGCCGCGGTAACCTTCGGGGACGCCGCCGAGCACCAGAAGACCGCTGGCCTGCTGGAAAAGCTCCGGGACGTCATCGTGAACATGTACCGGGACCGGTCGGGCATCGAAGACCAGCAGCTCCGGTCCTGGATGCTCGACGAAACGTGGTTCACGGCCGACGAGTCGAAGGAACACGGCTTCGTCGACGAGATCCTGCCCAACGTGGGCGAGAAAACGCCGAAAGAGGCAACAGCGCGATGGAATCTTTCGAATTTCCGCAATGTTCCCGCCAACTGGCTGGCCGCCAATGAAAACGCTGCGACTCCGCGGCTGGACCGGATGGCGGAACGGCTCGCGGTGGCCTGA
- a CDS encoding head-tail adaptor protein has protein sequence MTPAGQRRERPMFQKPITSQAAGEEQETRFEDQFPRWARIVPQEGSESEEGRRITRENTIRVTVINDPDTRCIDQTWRLVWRNRYWNVGSVFTTEDNAEIEIRAMEVKGAA, from the coding sequence ATGACCCCCGCGGGACAGCGGCGCGAACGGCCCATGTTCCAGAAGCCGATCACGTCTCAGGCGGCCGGCGAGGAGCAGGAGACCCGATTTGAGGACCAGTTCCCGCGCTGGGCCCGGATCGTCCCCCAAGAGGGGAGCGAGTCCGAGGAAGGCCGCCGAATCACCCGCGAGAACACCATCCGCGTGACGGTCATCAACGACCCGGATACGCGATGCATCGACCAGACGTGGCGACTCGTCTGGAGGAACCGGTACTGGAACGTCGGCAGCGTCTTCACGACCGAGGACAACGCCGAGATCGAGATCAGAGCGATGGAAGTCAAGGGGGCGGCATGA